From a single Streptomyces misionensis genomic region:
- a CDS encoding SMI1/KNR4 family protein, with amino-acid sequence MPSPGLRHGYRPGITQAFDLAASLAEGVEGRSGAWAFIRGFAAHWTGTALGGDAGWTEADLDAAEERLGLRLPVALREAYLLFGRRRELTSNHDRLLDPAELYVDEAKEALVVRHENQGAASWGILLDSLQDDDPAVFIRLDLADKSAERWVDWLERLSLCFVEIVLSESLHADEELCDFLDLYGDEAEALEANSVRLPFPEYPTGDEDGTRWFLARDVLLRVDGGAALLARGRTADDLDRVRDLIPGDWLNG; translated from the coding sequence ATGCCGTCTCCCGGTCTCCGGCACGGATATCGTCCTGGCATTACACAAGCGTTCGATCTCGCGGCATCGCTCGCCGAAGGCGTCGAGGGCCGCAGTGGTGCGTGGGCCTTCATCCGGGGCTTCGCCGCTCACTGGACCGGCACGGCGCTCGGGGGTGACGCCGGGTGGACGGAAGCCGACCTCGACGCCGCGGAGGAGCGGCTGGGTCTCAGGCTCCCCGTGGCGTTGCGCGAGGCGTACCTGCTGTTCGGGCGCCGACGGGAACTCACCAGCAACCACGACAGGCTGCTCGATCCGGCGGAGTTGTACGTCGACGAGGCGAAGGAGGCCCTGGTCGTCCGGCACGAGAACCAGGGGGCCGCGTCCTGGGGCATCCTTCTCGACAGCCTTCAGGACGACGATCCCGCGGTGTTCATCCGGCTCGACCTCGCCGACAAGAGCGCCGAGCGGTGGGTGGACTGGCTGGAGCGTCTTTCCCTGTGCTTCGTCGAGATCGTCCTGTCCGAGTCCCTGCACGCCGACGAAGAACTCTGCGATTTCCTCGACCTGTACGGCGACGAGGCCGAGGCGCTGGAGGCGAACTCCGTCCGGCTGCCGTTCCCGGAATACCCCACCGGCGATGAGGACGGGACCCGGTGGTTCCTGGCCCGGGACGTCCTGCTGCGGGTCGACGGCGGCGCCGCCCTGCTGGCCCGTGGCCGGACGGCGGACGATCTCGACCGCGTGCGCGACCTGATCCCGGGCGACTGGCTCAACGGCTGA